The Methanolobus sp. WCC4 genome includes the window GCATATGAGCCATGAGCTCAGGTCACCTCTTAATTCAATTCTTGGTTTTTCCGATATTCTTCTTGAAAGTAGACCAGGAGATCTGAATGCAAAGCAGAGCAGTTTCGTCCAGAACATAAGGAAAAGCGGGGAACACCTGCTGGAGCTGATCAATAATATCCTTGACAATTCTAAGATCGAGTCAGGACAGATGGAATTCGAACCTGAAAGACTTTACCCGAAAGAAGTGATCGATGAGGTAATCTTACTTATTGAACCCACTGCACAGACGAAGTCCATCGACCTGACATCAAAAATGGACCTCGACAATGTTAAGATCAATGCCGACCGGATCAAGATGAAACAGATCATATACAACCTTCTTAGTAACGCTGTCAAGTTCACCCCTGAAAATGGAAATATCGATATTATTTCAGCCCTTGTTGACAATAACATCCAGATATCCATCTCAGATACCGGCATCGGTATCCCATCAGACAAGCAACAGTCCATTTTTGAACCATACAAACAGGCTACATCTTCATCCAATGGCCACTACAAAGGAACCGGACTCGGACTTGCCATCGTCAAAGAGTTCGTGGAGATGCATGGCGGCGATATCACAGTTGAGAGTGAAGAAGGAAAGGGCAGCACGTTTGTTTTCACGATACCTGCGGGAATGTGAACCCTATTTTACCCGGTATTGTAAAATCTATTCTTGTATTTCCCGTTACAATCCATACTATGGAACAACCTGCAACAACAACAATCATTAAATATCGAAAGGATCAAAGGAAGAGGGTGATACATATGGATTGTCTATTCTGTAAGATAGTTGCTGGTGAGATCCCATCACATAAGGTCTATGAAGATGAATTCGTCTATGCTTTCCTCGACATATACCCCTGTTCTGAAGGACATACCATTGTTCTTCCGAAGAAGCATTTCGGCAGGTTCACCGATATGGACGGAGAGGAAGCAGCAGCACTCTTCAGTTCAGTGAACAGGGTCGCTAAGACGGTTGAAAAGACACTGGGACTCGAAGGGATGAACATCGGTATCAACAACGGGGAGATAGCAGGGCAGACAGTGCCACATGTGCACGTTCATATCATACCAAGACGTGCAGGGGACGGAGAAGGTAACATGCACACCATCGTTGAACTGCATCCTTCAACAGATAACCTTCCCGAACTGGCAGAAAAGATAAGCAAGTCCTTTGAATGAAACGCAACCTTCATTCCTCAGGAAAGCCAGAATATCATATTCATTCAGATCGATCTAGAACCATTTAAACTACAATAACTACAATATCAACTACAGGAGAAATGAATTATGGCAGATGATGAACTGAAAGTACTCGATGCGCTTAAAGATGCAGCAAAACCACTTAGACCAGGCGAGATAGCCGAACTTACAGGTCTTGAGAGTAAAGAGGTCAGCAAAATCCTCAAGAAGCTCAAGAGCACAGATGCTGTCTGTACTCCAAAAAGATGCTTCTATGCACACGTTGACTACGAGAAGTCAGAAGAATAAACCTTCTTCATATTCTTTATTTTTCCTTTTTTGTATTCTCATTCCGGTATTATCGTTATCTTTGCTGACCATCCGACCCGATACTTCATCAGTCACTGCTCAGCACGGTCACAGTGACCTCTCTTGTCCTCGGTCCATCCAGTTCTGCAAGGAAGATGCTCTGCCATGTACCAAGTACAGGTCTTCCGTCTGCCACAGGTATCATCTCACTGCTGCCAAGTAGCACTGCTTTAAGGTGTGAATCGGCATTATTGTCGATCCTGTCGTGTGCATATCCTGCATGAACTGGTACAAGCTTTTCCAGCAAGTCCAGTATATCAGACACAATACCTGACTCATTCTCGTTGACAATGATCGAGGTCGTTGTGTGCTTCGTACTGATCACGCATATACCGTTACGTACCCCACTGTCAGCTACACATTCCCTGACCCTGCTCGTTATATCGATAAGTTCGATCCGTTTTCCGGTTCTTACCTGCATACCTGTCACCAGTAAGTGATAACATTTTCAGACTTTTAATCATACCGGGTCTTATAGATTCAGTTCAAGAAACATGTGACATCGAAAGGACGTGTACACAATATACCAATGCTGTTTTTCATAAAAATAGAATATGAAACGATATCAGATCAAATGAACATAAAAAAAAGAACTTCATAAATAGAAAAAAGTCCCGGACATAAATCCGGGGTTATTTAAAAACTTGCTGAACGACCTTATTTCTGTAAATAGCTGGACAGAGCAGCTGTGCTGCTAAAATAGTCACTTACAGGGATGGTGCAGGTGTTGTCATCGGAGTTGTACTCATAACCAGCAAGTGTAACACCGTTCGCTGAGAAGATGAAATCACCTGTAGGATTCTTCAACTGGCTGGACTGGAATGTAGCAACACCGGTTGCATCTGTTACGGCAGATACAGTTTCTGATACAAGACCACTCCAGTCACCGGAAACGGTTGCACCGGGAACAGGGTTGCCGTCAGCATCGACTACAGTAGCCTTAGCAGTTGCATATGCGAAGACATGTTTGTTTGCCTTTACAGTAGAGGTGGGGTCTATAGTAAGCACACTGAAGTGCATGCTACTTACAGGATCCGTGACCGGAGTCTCTGTAGCAGGTTCTTCTGTAGCAGGAACCTCAGTAGCAGGCTCTTCTGTAGCAGGTTCCTCTGTTGCAGGTGCCTGGTCGAGATTTGATACTGCTGCAAGAGCATTCACAAGACCGTAGCCATAATAGTCATCCTTGCCTGCGGTACCAAAATCAGTAGCAGTGCTCTGGAGTCTTGCACGTACCTCTGCAGGGTCCCATGTTCCATCGTTGTCAAGGTCAAGATTGGTTCCTGAAACATCAGTGTTGAGCAGAAGGGCTACTACACCGGTCACATGAGGGGCGGCCATACTGGTACCACTATAAGAGCCATATGAAGATCCAGGCAATGTGGAATAGATATATCGTCCAGGGGCAGCCAATTCAATTTGAGGACCGTATGATGAAAAATATGCTATGGAATTACTTGATTCAATAGCTGCAACTGCAATCACAGAATCGTAATCTGCAGGAGAGAGAACTGAAGGATCATCTTCATCACCTGTGTTGCCAGCTGATGCAATGACCACAGTGCCACTGTTATAGGCGTTATCACATGCCGCTTTAAGAGTGCTGGAATATGAGCCGCCTAAACTCATAGAAATTACGTCAACATCATTGTTCACAGCCCAGTTGATAGATGCAATAACATCACTCCATGAACAATATCCTGCTGAGTTAGCTGCCTTGAGGGCATAGAAACCTACATCAGGAGAAACACCAATCACACCAATATCGTTGTCAATTCCAAGAACTGTACCGGCAACATGAGTACCATGGCCATTATCGTCCATTGGACTACTATCATCGTTAACATAGTCATACCCACCAAGGTAATTTGCTGCAAGGTCTGGGTGATTGTAGTCTACACCGGTATCGATAATAGCCACTTTAATTCCATTACCAGTAAACCCTAGAGCATGTACCTCAGGAGCATTTACCCTTTCAATTCCCCAAGGAATAGTCTCTCCTGTTATCTGGGCAATTCCATCCGGTTCGACAAGATCGATATTCGGATTCTTAGAAAGAGCATCGATGGCCTTCAGAGGAAGTTCAGCTGCAATAGCAGGAACAACATCATATTCGTACTTTATCTCTCCACCATTTGCCTTCACAAGCTGGGCATCGGGTTTATTCTTGAATTGGATAAGAACAGGAACTTTTTCATTATCGGACGATACAGCACTTGCCGGTGCCACCATAAAAGATAGCAGAATCGACAAGATCATTAATAACGTAATTGGTACTTTATTCATCATATCACCGGTTTTTCACCAAATGGAGCTTTAAAACGGAATAATATATCTGCACTTTAACAATAGTAGAACAGCTTAATGGACACATATAAGAATGTTATGAAATTATCACGGACATTTTTGTAAAAATTATACAGTTACACATTAATTACAGATGCAAAAATTATAAGCAGCAAATTATGAGCAAAATAATAATCAAATGAATATTGAAAACAATATTCATTCGAAGTCGGAAAGTCCTTTCAGGTCCAGCGTTGCGAAATAGTCTTCCACTGTTTCTGCTCTTCTGATCTGCACAAAACTTCCGTCAGGTCTCAGAAGTATCTCTGCTGACCTCAACTTGCCGTTATAGTTGAAACCCATGGCATGTCCATGAGCTCCTGCATCATGGATAACAAGTACATCACCACTCATGACCTCCGGAAGAAGTCTGTCAATGGCAAACTTATCGTTGTTCTCACATAGGGAACCTGTGACATCATAGAGCTGTGTGGCTTCCTCGTTCTCCTTTCCGAGAACAGTTATGTGATGGTAGGCTCCATAGAGCGCAGGACGCATGAGATTGGCCATACATGCATCTGTACCGACATAGTCCTTGTAGATGTGCTTCATATGACGTACACTGGTAACGAGATAACCGTAAGGTCCTGTTATGACCCTTCCGCATTCCAGGAATATCTTCAATGGATGCAGGTCATTTGCCCTGATGATCTCATCATATGCCTTGCTGACACCCTTAGCGATCACATCATAAGGAACCTTATCCTGCTCGGGTCTATATGGTATACCTATTCCACCGCCAAGGTTCACGAACTCGAACTTAATGTCCAGTTCCTCTGAGATCTCAGCTATAAGTTCGAACAGTATCTTTGCTGTCTCAATGAAGTATTCAGGGTCAAGTTCATTTGAAGCAACCATCGTGTGCATACCGAACCTCTTGACGCCCTTTTCCTTCATTACGCGGTAGCCTTCGAAAAGCTGCTCCCTTGTGAAGCCGTACTTTGCCTCTTCAGGATTGCCTATGATGGCATTCCCTTCCTTGAGAGGACCGGGATTGTAACGGCAGCATATTATCTCAGGCAGACCGGCTGTCTCTTCAAGATATTCTATATGGCTGATGTCATCCAGATTGACGATGGCACCCAGCTCCTTAGCCTTGATGAACTCCTCTGCAGGAGTGTCATTGGAACTGAACATTATATTCTCACCAACGATCCCTGTACTTTCTGCGAGAAGGAGTTCTGGAAGGGAACTGCAATCAGCACCAAAACCCTCTGCCTTGAGTAACTTCATGATGTACGGATTTGGCAGTGCCTTTACCGCAAAATATTCCTTGAAACCGTTTACAACACTGAAAGCTTCCTTGAGCTTCCTTGCATTCTCGATGATCGCCTTCTCATCATATACATGGAAGGGTGTTGGATACTTTTCAATCATCTCTGTTATCTTTTCCTGTGTGAATGGAAGTGTCTTTGCTACCATTGATCTCCCTCAACGTTACTCTACATATCTCTGCTCCCCTTAAACTCGGTCCATCAATAAATAGTTGATTGGAGAAGTGAGACCATCATCTGCATGATATGTCTCTTGATAATGATTTTATAGTAGTTCTCACACCCATTTCTTTTTTAGAACGCAGAATATATATACATCTTGTTCGCATATAGTAGAACAATTGGGGCGTATTTCATTTTACAAATTACAGAGGACAGTTTACGAAAGCCAGTTTTAGAAAAGAGGATATAGAAATGAACGAAAAAGATCATTACTCCGGTGATGATGACTCGCACGATAAGATAACCAGCATCGATGAACTGATAGAACACATTGTGGAAATGTTCGCAAGTAACATCGGAGAAAATGGTGAAAAACCAGTGATACATGGTTTTACATTTATCAACCAGCCAGGGAAGAAGCCTTTTGTGTTTGGCTTCAAAGGCCATAACGAGCCTGAACCCATGGAATATGAGGAAGAGAGCGAGGGAGACTTCTATATCTTTAAACAGGAACCTTTCATTGATGTCTGCGAGATCGGGGACGAAGTAATCCTCCTTGCAGACCTTGGAGTTGAGGAAGAACAGGTTGAGTACTATCCATACGCTTCACATGTGGAGATCTCGGTCATAACACCCAATACCGGGTATTCCCGTGTAATCGACCTCCCATGTGATGTCGACCCGGAGACCATGGCCCGGAGTTACAGGAACGGAGTACTTGAACTGGTGTTTCAGCTTGCTGATGTGGAAGAGTAAGAGAGGTATTTGATCTCCTCTTTCTTTTTTCATAATTCCCATTGACCATACCCAGCCGCAGAGGATCTTATTTCCTTTTTAATTCATTCCTTTATCTTTAGTCCTGACTCCGTATATTATCAGTTCTTTTGACAAAAAGCTCCCTCCTGAAAAAGACGCAAAGTATGGCAAGTGTCAAATACTTGAACCCTGATTTCAAACTAAGCAAAAAATCGGGAAAGATCTAAATGATAAAAGTAGTCAAAGCAGACGAAAGACATCTTGTTGACAACGACTCACAGAACAGTTACTGGCTCTTCTCTTATTCTGATTATCTGGATATGCAGAACACACATTTCGGTGATATAAAGGTCTTCAATGATGAGACACTGAAAGCAGGAAAAGCATTCAATACCGAGTCTACCAATGATAATGAAATAGTGACCATTGTCCTTGAAGGAGAACTTACCCATGAGGACAGCACAGGAACAAAGGATGTACTTAGAGCCGGTGATGTACAGGTCATATCAGCAGGTAGCGGTACCTCATTTTCAGGAATGAACCTCACAGGCAGCGATGTTCGCTTATGCAGGATGTGGATCACTTCCCTTACGCAGAATATGAAACCTTTATGCAGAAAAGAGAACTTTGAACTGGATTCCCGCAAGAACGAACTGGTAGCCATTGTCGGTCAGGGATACCCGGGTGCGGTCAAGATGCGTGCCAACTCGACAATTTTCATGGCAGATCTTGAAGAAGGAAAAACCGTGGACCTGCTGGCGGAT containing:
- a CDS encoding secondary thiamine-phosphate synthase enzyme YjbQ, which encodes MQVRTGKRIELIDITSRVRECVADSGVRNGICVISTKHTTTSIIVNENESGIVSDILDLLEKLVPVHAGYAHDRIDNNADSHLKAVLLGSSEMIPVADGRPVLGTWQSIFLAELDGPRTREVTVTVLSSD
- a CDS encoding helix-turn-helix domain-containing protein; the protein is MADDELKVLDALKDAAKPLRPGEIAELTGLESKEVSKILKKLKSTDAVCTPKRCFYAHVDYEKSEE
- a CDS encoding HIT family protein, giving the protein MDCLFCKIVAGEIPSHKVYEDEFVYAFLDIYPCSEGHTIVLPKKHFGRFTDMDGEEAAALFSSVNRVAKTVEKTLGLEGMNIGINNGEIAGQTVPHVHVHIIPRRAGDGEGNMHTIVELHPSTDNLPELAEKISKSFE
- a CDS encoding pirin family protein translates to MIKVVKADERHLVDNDSQNSYWLFSYSDYLDMQNTHFGDIKVFNDETLKAGKAFNTESTNDNEIVTIVLEGELTHEDSTGTKDVLRAGDVQVISAGSGTSFSGMNLTGSDVRLCRMWITSLTQNMKPLCRKENFELDSRKNELVAIVGQGYPGAVKMRANSTIFMADLEEGKTVDLLADMSRFIFIYVLEGEITALGEKLAKNDQGRITQTDKLSVKADSDARFILVDATGAYIG
- a CDS encoding diaminopimelate decarboxylase, producing the protein MVAKTLPFTQEKITEMIEKYPTPFHVYDEKAIIENARKLKEAFSVVNGFKEYFAVKALPNPYIMKLLKAEGFGADCSSLPELLLAESTGIVGENIMFSSNDTPAEEFIKAKELGAIVNLDDISHIEYLEETAGLPEIICCRYNPGPLKEGNAIIGNPEEAKYGFTREQLFEGYRVMKEKGVKRFGMHTMVASNELDPEYFIETAKILFELIAEISEELDIKFEFVNLGGGIGIPYRPEQDKVPYDVIAKGVSKAYDEIIRANDLHPLKIFLECGRVITGPYGYLVTSVRHMKHIYKDYVGTDACMANLMRPALYGAYHHITVLGKENEEATQLYDVTGSLCENNDKFAIDRLLPEVMSGDVLVIHDAGAHGHAMGFNYNGKLRSAEILLRPDGSFVQIRRAETVEDYFATLDLKGLSDFE
- a CDS encoding S8 family serine peptidase, which translates into the protein MVAPASAVSSDNEKVPVLIQFKNKPDAQLVKANGGEIKYEYDVVPAIAAELPLKAIDALSKNPNIDLVEPDGIAQITGETIPWGIERVNAPEVHALGFTGNGIKVAIIDTGVDYNHPDLAANYLGGYDYVNDDSSPMDDNGHGTHVAGTVLGIDNDIGVIGVSPDVGFYALKAANSAGYCSWSDVIASINWAVNNDVDVISMSLGGSYSSTLKAACDNAYNSGTVVIASAGNTGDEDDPSVLSPADYDSVIAVAAIESSNSIAYFSSYGPQIELAAPGRYIYSTLPGSSYGSYSGTSMAAPHVTGVVALLLNTDVSGTNLDLDNDGTWDPAEVRARLQSTATDFGTAGKDDYYGYGLVNALAAVSNLDQAPATEEPATEEPATEVPATEEPATETPVTDPVSSMHFSVLTIDPTSTVKANKHVFAYATAKATVVDADGNPVPGATVSGDWSGLVSETVSAVTDATGVATFQSSQLKNPTGDFIFSANGVTLAGYEYNSDDNTCTIPVSDYFSSTAALSSYLQK